A single Apostichopus japonicus isolate 1M-3 chromosome 11, ASM3797524v1, whole genome shotgun sequence DNA region contains:
- the LOC139976153 gene encoding heparan sulfate glucosamine 3-O-sulfotransferase 1-like — MALIQISSFSMFKSRRHTLEIFVIFVVGVWFFTSVLEEALFSDDADDDTAFYHRLFEGNFHDKRKRNFTCYNNDDPFSQDLFPAQLLEERGCEQRLPNVLIAGVKYCRTDVLTSLLRHHPYLAFPKLTTDVSYFNEFYDLGTQWYQSQVGYSIEDQLTVDASPSYFTDHEAPARIKSDLSNTTKIIVLFCDPVERALREIKDVRHDEFELLSDMEVRAEDLDNPFIRNDEQHDLTLAEIFENNSSLKYIKNGIYVNFFYEWYQHLPPSAFFMLGEGRLFNETEKVLTKLETFLKVPSYFSSKIFRDPFQNVICIRNNFKFDSYCFSRDNFLTRQNMTKLEKLRDFYRPYNDKLQKLFLVPVL, encoded by the coding sequence ATGGCTCTTATACAAATAAGCTCATTCTCCATGTTTAAAAGTCGTAGGCATACTTTGGAAATATTCGTCATTTTCGTAGTCGGTGTTTGGTTTTTTACGTCAGTCCTCGAAGAGGCTTTATTTAGCGATGACGCCGACGACGACACCGCATTCTATCACCGGCTCTTTGAAGGCAACTTCCACGATAAGAGAAAACGAAATTTTACTTGTTACAACAATGACGATCCATTTTCCCAGGATTTGTTCCCCGCTCAGTTACTCGAAGAGAGAGGATGCGAGCAACGTTTACCGAATGTGCTGATCGCCGGTGTCAAGTATTGTCGGACGGATGTTCTGACGTCATTATTACGTCACCATCCTTACCTCGCTTTCCCGAAATTGACCACTGATGTATCGTATTTCAACGAGTTCTACGATTTGGGTACACAATGGTATCAAAGCCAGGTAGGGTATTCAATAGAGGACCAGCTGACGGTTGATGCTAGCCCGTCATATTTCACGGATCATGAGGCGCCCGCTAGAATCAAATCGGATCTCTCGAATACGACGAAAATCATTGTCCTGTTCTGCGATCCCGTGGAGAGGGCATTGAGAGAGATTAAAGACGTAAGACACGATGAATTCGAGTTGCTAAGCGACATGGAGGTGAGGGCAGAGGATCTGGATAATCCGttcatccgaaacgacgagcaGCATGATTTGACTCTAGCCGAAATATTCGAAAATAATTCATCGTTAAAGTATATCAAAAATGGAATTTATGTGAATTTCTTCTATGAATGGTATCAACACTTACCTCCGAGTGCGTTTTTCATGCTCGGCGAAGGAAGACTATTTAACGAGACCGAGAAAGTCCTAACCAAGTTGGAGACTTTTCTCAAAGTGCCGTCATATTTTTCGTCGAAGATTTTTCGAGATCCATTCCAAAATGTCATCTGTATCAGGAACAACTTTAAATTCGATTCATATTGCTTTTCTCGGGATAATTTTTTGACGAGGCAAAACATGACGAAACTTGAGAAATTACGGGACTTTTATCGACCGTACAACGATAAACTTCAAAAGCTATTCCTCGTACCAGTCTTATGA